TATCGAGCACCAGGCGCTCCTGAAATTGCTGCAGCTGGTAGAGCACGAACATTAGCACGATGCTGAGCAACAGGGCGACGAAGGTGGAGTTGAAGGCAACGCCCAGGTTCGCCGTGACACCGGTGATATCGCCCTCCACCGCTTTGTGCGCTTCGCCGAGCGCCGCGCCGATACCGCGCACGGTCCCGATGAAGCCAACGGAGGGGATCGCCCACGCGATGTAGCGAACTAGGGCAAGCTCCGAGTCGAGGCGATCGGACTCCGCATCGCATACGGAACGCACCGCCGTCGAGGTGTCTTGCACGTTACGCGTCGAGGAAAATCGATGGAGCGCGGTTAGCAACGCACGCGGCAACAGCATCTGTCGATTCCCGTCGGGTAAGGCTTGCACCGGGCGCGCGTACTCGCGCGTATCGGAGGGCAGGATGCTGAGCCCCTCGGCGAGGGGGATGAGCTCGCCATCGAGCATGCGCCGCTCGCCGAGCGCCTCCCAACCCTTCAGGCCGATGATAGCCAAAGCCCACAGCAGCAAAATGAAGCAGGTCTCCTGCTCGAAGTCGCGGATCACGATGTACACGGATCGCTCGGGCACGTAGTTCGGATCCGCTTCGATGCTCTG
This is a stretch of genomic DNA from Pseudomonadota bacterium. It encodes these proteins:
- a CDS encoding MotA/TolQ/ExbB proton channel family protein, with the protein product MTGSSRRYGFEFFFQLTALVIVVIAVHAVYVTTVRPLADAIMEQQAQSIEADPNYVPERSVYIVIRDFEQETCFILLLWALAIIGLKGWEALGERRMLDGELIPLAEGLSILPSDTREYARPVQALPDGNRQMLLPRALLTALHRFSSTRNVQDTSTAVRSVCDAESDRLDSELALVRYIAWAIPSVGFIGTVRGIGAALGEAHKAVEGDITGVTANLGVAFNSTFVALLLSIVLMFVLYQLQQFQERLVLDTQSYCDEHLIARLQVRGT